The proteins below are encoded in one region of Corynebacterium sphenisci DSM 44792:
- a CDS encoding C40 family peptidase has translation MIGAIAPPAPLTGLLAALAGAGGAAPGGFGAPADPGAWPAAAAAVAGALGGSAGAAAARSLGAAAEAAGVVHADAAEAERAVAEGLAAIADAAGELGGALHGFLRRAAPALAGAAGPAGSPAAAPALAAAGVAALVAAAAALARLESRLAGPTGRLSGIAAREPAIPPAPGPGPVSTAPAAAPAPPARPAAAPPPAAGAGAPTPQAAAAVRHALGQVGVPYRWGAESPGEAFDCSGLTHWAYGEAGVDIPRTAAAQAVGRPVGPGELLPGDLVVWEGHVAMVVDEGRMVEAGDPVGVHPIRTSNLGMAFLGFWRPTG, from the coding sequence GTGATCGGCGCGATCGCGCCCCCGGCCCCGCTCACCGGGCTGCTCGCCGCCCTCGCCGGGGCGGGCGGGGCCGCACCCGGCGGATTCGGCGCGCCCGCGGATCCGGGGGCCTGGCCGGCGGCGGCCGCCGCCGTCGCCGGGGCCCTCGGCGGCTCCGCCGGGGCGGCCGCGGCCCGCTCCCTGGGCGCCGCCGCCGAGGCCGCCGGGGTGGTGCACGCCGACGCCGCCGAGGCCGAGCGGGCGGTGGCCGAGGGCCTCGCCGCGATCGCGGACGCCGCCGGGGAGCTCGGCGGGGCGCTGCACGGGTTCCTGCGCCGGGCGGCCCCGGCGCTGGCCGGCGCCGCCGGGCCGGCGGGGTCGCCGGCCGCCGCCCCCGCGCTGGCCGCCGCCGGGGTCGCCGCCCTGGTCGCCGCGGCGGCCGCCCTGGCCCGGCTGGAGTCCCGGCTGGCCGGACCCACCGGTCGACTGTCCGGGATCGCGGCCCGGGAGCCCGCCATCCCGCCGGCGCCCGGTCCGGGCCCGGTGTCCACGGCCCCCGCCGCCGCACCGGCCCCGCCGGCCCGGCCGGCGGCCGCCCCGCCACCGGCGGCCGGGGCCGGGGCGCCCACCCCGCAGGCCGCGGCGGCGGTGCGGCATGCGCTGGGCCAGGTCGGCGTGCCCTACCGGTGGGGCGCGGAAAGCCCCGGGGAGGCCTTCGACTGCTCGGGGCTGACCCACTGGGCCTACGGCGAGGCCGGGGTGGACATCCCGCGCACCGCCGCAGCGCAGGCGGTGGGCCGCCCAGTCGGCCCCGGGGAGCTGCTGCCCGGGGATCTGGTGGTCTGGGAGGGCCATGTCGCGATGGTCGTCGACGAGGGCCGGATGGTGGAGGCCGGGGACCCGGTGGGGGTGCACCCGATCCGCACCTCGAACCTGGGCATGGCCTTCCTCGGGTTCTGGCGGCCCACCGGCTGA
- the upp gene encoding uracil phosphoribosyltransferase, translating to MEITVVDHPLAAARLTIMRDARTGNDGFRAALADLGAMLVYEASRDLPLESFEVATPVDVAVGHRLANPPIIIPIIRAGLGMIDPALSMIPDAQVGFIGLARDEETHRPVPYLEALPEDLSDRRVFLVDPMLATGGSLLHALRLLADRGARDVTAVCMVSAQPGVDALAGSGLAARLVTATIDPALDEDAYIVPGLGDAGDRLYGPRNIDL from the coding sequence ATGGAGATCACCGTCGTCGACCACCCCCTGGCCGCAGCCCGACTGACCATCATGCGCGACGCCCGCACCGGCAACGACGGCTTCCGCGCCGCCCTCGCCGATCTCGGCGCGATGCTCGTCTACGAGGCCTCCCGGGACCTGCCCCTGGAGTCCTTCGAGGTGGCCACGCCCGTCGACGTGGCCGTCGGCCACCGGCTGGCCAACCCCCCGATCATCATCCCGATCATCCGCGCCGGGCTGGGCATGATCGACCCGGCGCTGTCCATGATCCCCGACGCCCAGGTCGGCTTCATCGGCCTGGCCCGGGACGAGGAGACCCACCGGCCGGTGCCCTACCTGGAGGCGCTGCCGGAGGACCTCTCCGACCGCCGGGTGTTCCTGGTGGACCCGATGCTGGCCACCGGCGGCTCCCTGCTGCACGCGCTGCGGCTGCTCGCCGATCGGGGCGCGCGGGACGTCACCGCGGTGTGCATGGTCTCCGCGCAGCCGGGGGTGGACGCGCTGGCCGGGTCCGGGCTGGCCGCCCGGCTGGTCACCGCCACGATCGACCCCGCCCTCGACGAGGACGCCTACATCGTGCCGGGCCTGGGCGATGCCGGGGACCGGCTCTACGGCCCCCGCAACATCGACCTGTGA
- a CDS encoding N-acetylmuramoyl-L-alanine amidase, which produces MSITRTRRTAAAVLAAGLLALGGCTIGDVDGAGDPVAPAASEGPAADAPDPTPGAGAPEKSTPAPAPGGAAAAPRAGTLAGRLIYLDPGHAGTPPPAEEMVTDGRGGVKQCNTTGTAADDGWPEHTFNWELAGRLRALLEDAGAEVRLTRADDVGRAPCIDERARTENDSGADAVISIHADGNGEGARGFHVSHIADPLPGNLPAESAALAGAIRDAMLEAGFTASNYLGAGGIHPRADLTGLNLSTRPKVLVEFGNMRDSADIALLRSAEGQDRLAAAVAAAVAAGIAAYLG; this is translated from the coding sequence ATGAGCATCACCCGAACCCGCCGCACCGCGGCGGCCGTCCTCGCCGCGGGCCTGCTCGCCCTCGGCGGCTGCACCATCGGCGACGTCGACGGCGCGGGCGACCCGGTGGCCCCGGCGGCCTCCGAGGGCCCCGCCGCCGACGCCCCGGACCCCACCCCGGGCGCCGGGGCGCCGGAGAAGTCCACCCCCGCCCCCGCCCCCGGCGGCGCCGCCGCGGCCCCCCGCGCCGGCACCCTCGCCGGCCGGCTGATCTACCTCGATCCCGGCCATGCGGGCACCCCGCCGCCGGCCGAGGAGATGGTCACCGACGGCCGCGGCGGGGTCAAGCAGTGCAACACCACCGGCACCGCCGCCGATGACGGCTGGCCGGAGCACACCTTCAACTGGGAGCTCGCCGGGCGGCTGCGCGCCCTGCTGGAGGACGCCGGGGCGGAGGTGCGGCTCACCCGCGCCGACGACGTCGGCCGGGCGCCCTGCATCGACGAGCGCGCCCGCACCGAGAACGACTCCGGGGCGGATGCGGTGATCTCCATCCACGCCGACGGCAACGGCGAGGGCGCCCGCGGCTTCCACGTCTCGCATATCGCCGACCCGCTGCCCGGCAACCTGCCCGCGGAATCCGCCGCGCTGGCCGGGGCGATCCGGGACGCGATGCTCGAGGCCGGATTCACCGCCTCCAACTACCTCGGCGCCGGGGGCATCCACCCCCGCGCCGATCTCACCGGGCTGAACCTGTCCACCCGGCCGAAGGTGCTCGTCGAATTCGGCAACATGCGCGACTCCGCCGACATCGCCCTGCTGCGCTCCGCGGAGGGCCAGGACCGGCTCGCCGCGGCGGTCGCCGCGGCGGTCGCCGCGGGGATCGCCGCCTACCTCGGCTGA
- a CDS encoding amidohydrolase, translating to MIEDFIGDWWRRNGEELQRWRRHLHAHPELSHMERATTAFVAEKLTAAGLRPRPFPNTGLMVDVGADRVDESGDPVGRLAFRGDMDALPIAEATGLDCASVNEGVMHACGHDFHTAITLGTALAMAEYDRTRGGVPVPLRFIFQPAEEVMEGGAPDVIEAGALEGVSRIFAVHCEPKLRVGHIGVRTGAITSAGDTLEVKVEGPGGHSARPHLTADVTYALGALVTQLPGLLSRLVDPRTGTVAVFGAVNAGYAANAIPTHGSAMATVRTADIGTWRKLEPLVRELIAAILAPTGVTHSLHYVRGVPPVINDDYCTALIAETVGRVDPQAVIEAPQSSGGEDFGWYLEHVPGSMARLGCWSGSGEKHDLHRDDLVVDERCLGVGVRLFAGIVARYGAEGGDRCAAAGERR from the coding sequence GTGATCGAGGACTTCATCGGCGACTGGTGGCGGCGCAACGGCGAGGAGCTGCAGCGGTGGCGGCGGCATCTGCACGCCCATCCGGAGCTGTCCCACATGGAGCGGGCCACCACCGCCTTCGTCGCGGAGAAGCTCACCGCCGCGGGCCTGCGCCCCCGGCCCTTCCCGAACACCGGGCTGATGGTGGATGTCGGCGCGGACCGGGTCGACGAGTCCGGGGACCCGGTGGGCCGGCTGGCCTTCCGCGGGGACATGGACGCGCTACCCATCGCCGAGGCCACCGGGCTGGACTGCGCCAGCGTCAACGAGGGGGTGATGCACGCCTGCGGCCACGACTTCCACACCGCGATCACCCTGGGCACCGCGCTGGCGATGGCCGAGTACGACCGCACCCGGGGCGGGGTGCCGGTGCCGTTGCGCTTCATCTTCCAGCCCGCCGAGGAGGTGATGGAGGGCGGCGCCCCGGACGTGATCGAGGCCGGCGCCCTGGAGGGGGTGTCCCGGATCTTCGCGGTGCACTGCGAGCCGAAGCTGCGGGTGGGCCATATCGGGGTGCGCACCGGGGCGATCACCTCCGCCGGGGACACCCTGGAGGTGAAGGTGGAGGGCCCGGGCGGGCACAGCGCCCGGCCGCATCTCACCGCGGACGTCACCTACGCCCTGGGCGCCCTGGTCACCCAGCTGCCCGGGCTGCTGTCCCGGCTGGTGGATCCGCGCACCGGCACCGTGGCGGTGTTCGGGGCGGTCAACGCCGGCTACGCGGCCAACGCGATCCCCACCCACGGGTCGGCGATGGCCACGGTGCGCACCGCCGACATCGGCACCTGGCGGAAGCTGGAGCCGCTGGTGCGCGAGCTGATCGCGGCGATCCTGGCGCCCACCGGGGTGACGCACAGCCTGCACTACGTCCGCGGGGTGCCGCCGGTGATCAACGACGACTACTGCACCGCGCTCATCGCGGAGACCGTCGGCCGGGTGGACCCGCAGGCGGTGATCGAGGCCCCGCAGTCCTCCGGGGGCGAGGACTTCGGCTGGTACCTGGAGCACGTGCCCGGGTCCATGGCCCGGCTGGGCTGCTGGTCCGGGTCCGGGGAGAAGCATGATCTGCACCGCGACGATCTGGTCGTCGACGAGCGCTGCCTGGGGGTGGGGGTGCGCCTGTTCGCCGGGATCGTGGCCCGCTACGGGGCGGAAGGCGGCGACCGGTGCGCCGCCGCCGGTGAGCGCCGGTAG
- a CDS encoding NAD(P)H-quinone dehydrogenase, whose translation MAKKIVIVGGGPAGYEAALVGAKYGAEVTIVEEAGMGGSSVLFDCVPSKAFIAATGVRTDMRRADEMGLRPDFSARHIDFTAVNDRVRDLAESQSEDVRAQMEREGIRMLRGRGRLDDQEPGRVTHYVTVELEEGGEETLECDLVLLATGASPRILPGALPDGERILTWRQIYDLEELPEHLIVVGSGVTGAEFVSSFTELGVKVTMVASRDRILPHEDADAADALEAVLFERGVDVVKNARCDRVERTGDGGVRVVTSDGREILGSHALMTVGSIPNTRGVGLENIGVELTRSGHIKVDRVSRTSVPGVYAAGDCTDLFPLASVAAMQGRIAMYHALGEGVQPIRLKTVASAVFTRPEIATVGVSQKQIEDGEVSARIEVFPLTGNPRAKMRSLRHGFVKLFCRRNSGMIIGGVVVAPTASELILPIAVCVSNQLTVADLAGSFSVYPSLSGSITEAARQLMAHDDLD comes from the coding sequence GTGGCGAAGAAGATCGTGATTGTCGGCGGCGGCCCCGCCGGGTACGAGGCGGCCCTGGTCGGCGCGAAGTACGGGGCGGAGGTCACCATCGTCGAGGAGGCCGGCATGGGCGGGTCCTCGGTGCTCTTCGACTGCGTGCCCTCGAAGGCGTTCATCGCCGCCACCGGGGTGCGCACGGATATGCGCCGGGCCGACGAGATGGGGCTGCGCCCGGACTTCTCCGCCCGGCACATCGACTTCACCGCGGTCAACGACCGGGTGCGGGATCTGGCGGAGTCGCAGTCGGAGGACGTCCGCGCGCAGATGGAGCGGGAGGGCATCCGGATGCTGCGCGGTCGCGGCCGGCTCGACGACCAGGAGCCGGGCCGGGTCACCCACTACGTCACCGTGGAGCTGGAGGAGGGCGGCGAGGAGACCCTGGAATGCGATCTGGTGCTGCTGGCCACCGGCGCCTCCCCGCGGATCCTGCCCGGGGCGCTGCCGGACGGGGAGCGGATCCTCACCTGGCGGCAGATCTACGATCTGGAGGAGCTGCCGGAGCACCTCATCGTGGTCGGCTCCGGCGTCACCGGCGCCGAGTTCGTGTCCTCCTTCACGGAGCTCGGGGTGAAGGTGACCATGGTCGCCTCCCGGGACCGGATCCTGCCGCATGAGGACGCCGACGCCGCCGACGCCCTGGAGGCGGTGCTCTTCGAGCGCGGCGTGGACGTGGTGAAGAACGCCCGCTGCGACCGGGTGGAGCGCACCGGGGACGGCGGGGTGCGGGTGGTCACCTCCGACGGCCGGGAGATCCTCGGCTCGCATGCCCTGATGACCGTGGGCTCCATCCCGAACACCCGGGGGGTGGGCCTGGAGAACATCGGGGTGGAGCTGACCCGCTCCGGGCACATCAAGGTCGACCGGGTCTCGCGCACCTCGGTGCCCGGGGTGTACGCCGCCGGGGACTGCACGGACCTGTTCCCGCTGGCCTCGGTCGCGGCGATGCAGGGCCGGATCGCGATGTACCACGCCCTCGGCGAGGGGGTGCAGCCGATCCGGCTGAAGACGGTGGCCTCGGCGGTGTTCACCCGCCCCGAGATCGCCACGGTGGGGGTGAGCCAGAAGCAGATCGAGGACGGGGAGGTCTCCGCCCGGATCGAGGTGTTCCCGCTCACCGGCAACCCGCGGGCGAAGATGCGCTCCCTGCGGCACGGCTTCGTGAAGCTGTTCTGCCGGCGCAACTCGGGGATGATCATCGGCGGGGTGGTGGTCGCGCCGACCGCCTCGGAGCTGATCCTGCCGATCGCGGTGTGCGTGTCCAACCAGCTCACCGTCGCCGACCTGGCCGGCTCCTTCTCCGTCTACCCCTCGCTGTCCGGCTCCATCACCGAGGCCGCCCGGCAGCTGATGGCGCACGACGACCTGGATTAG
- a CDS encoding mycoredoxin — translation MSTSPDAPATDEHVTIYATSWCPFCAKLITALRSRGVPFTAWDVEKHPDLAEWVESVNGGDRIVPTVRYSDGGHATNPSAVEVERKYKELAGS, via the coding sequence ATGTCAACCAGCCCCGACGCCCCCGCGACCGACGAACACGTGACCATCTACGCCACCAGCTGGTGCCCCTTCTGCGCCAAGCTCATCACCGCCCTGCGCTCACGCGGGGTGCCCTTCACCGCCTGGGACGTGGAGAAGCACCCGGATCTCGCCGAATGGGTCGAATCCGTCAACGGCGGCGACCGGATCGTGCCCACCGTGCGCTACTCCGACGGCGGGCACGCCACCAACCCCTCGGCCGTCGAGGTCGAGCGGAAGTACAAGGAGCTCGCCGGCTCCTGA